The Streptomyces sp. NBC_01591 genome window below encodes:
- a CDS encoding phosphotransferase family protein, whose product MPVPPTSGRLQWTDVPLPLRARLEDALGAPVTDTVTPAGGFGHQLAAALTLADGRRVFVKAAPDDDPLTAANVHEAAVLDALPSGAPAPELLGIHRAAGWTAVVIAHLDGPHPDLSPASGDVGQTLALLDKLTSSPAPAPYAAAVSTMPSTAAALHGWDELISDPPTDLAPAARDRLPQLAELEAAWPALAHGDRIVHGDLRADNMVHDQARGVTFVDWAHATTGPACIDAASLAPQLILAGHTPADIARLLRDHPATASNPDTTTAFLAALTGHWHHNARKPAPPGAPGLRAYQHRAAGAGLALLSHRLS is encoded by the coding sequence ATGCCTGTACCGCCCACCAGCGGCCGTCTGCAATGGACCGACGTCCCCCTGCCGCTGCGCGCCCGCCTCGAAGACGCCCTCGGCGCACCCGTCACCGACACGGTCACCCCCGCAGGCGGCTTCGGCCACCAGCTCGCCGCCGCGCTCACTCTGGCCGACGGCCGACGGGTCTTCGTCAAAGCGGCCCCCGACGACGACCCGCTGACCGCCGCCAACGTCCACGAGGCCGCAGTCCTGGACGCGTTGCCTTCCGGGGCTCCGGCCCCGGAGCTGCTGGGGATCCACCGCGCCGCCGGCTGGACCGCCGTCGTCATCGCCCACCTGGACGGACCGCACCCCGACCTGTCCCCGGCGTCCGGCGACGTCGGGCAGACCTTGGCCCTCCTGGACAAACTGACTTCCAGCCCCGCCCCGGCGCCGTACGCCGCAGCGGTGAGCACCATGCCGTCCACGGCGGCGGCCCTGCACGGCTGGGACGAACTCATCTCCGATCCGCCGACCGACCTCGCCCCCGCTGCCCGTGACCGCCTGCCGCAGCTCGCCGAACTGGAAGCGGCCTGGCCCGCCCTCGCCCACGGCGACCGCATCGTCCACGGCGACCTGCGGGCCGACAACATGGTCCACGACCAGGCCCGCGGCGTGACCTTCGTGGACTGGGCACACGCCACCACCGGCCCGGCCTGCATCGACGCCGCCTCCCTCGCACCGCAACTCATCCTCGCCGGACACACGCCCGCAGACATCGCACGCCTGCTCCGCGACCACCCCGCCACCGCCAGCAACCCCGACACCACCACCGCGTTCCTCGCCGCACTCACCGGCCACTGGCACCACAACGCTCGCAAACCCGCACCCCCCGGCGCCCCGGGACTGCGCGCCTACCAGCACCGGGCCGCCGGGGCTGGTCTCGCCCTCCTTAGCCACCGCCTGAGCTGA